ACCATTTTGGTGCATAGATTCGGTAATGTTTTCCCAATTTTGAGAAGCAATTTTTGATTGTATATTTTGCATGAGTAAGTTTTAAATATGTAAATTCACAATGATGATCAGTCATTGGAATTTGGAGTTTTATTTTTTTGAATTTTTAAAGATTTATCTGTGCGCCTTCCCAACCAATTATGGCTGTTTTTCGGGTATTTCCCCACATATAACCGCCAAATGTTCCAGAAGATTGAATAACGCGGTGACACGGAATCAAAAACGCAACTGGATTACTTCCAATTGCTGTACCAACGGCGCGAGATGCATTTGGTTTTTGAATTTGATGTGCAATAGAACCATACGTACAAAGTTGTCCCATTGGGATTTTAAGTAAAGCTTCCCAAACTTTCAATTGAAAATCTGTTCCTTTTAAATGCAGTTTGATTTCATGTAATTTACTCCAGTCATTTTGGAAAATAAATAAGGCATTTTGTTGTGCTAAATCAAGTTTTTTTGAAAATTGAGCATTCGGGAATTTGTCTTTCAACGCTATAAATCCGTTCGTTTCATCTTCGGCGAAAGCCATAAAACAAACACCTTTTTGAGTTGAAGCCACAATAATATTTCCAAACGGACTTTCGGCAAAACTGTAATTGATTTCCAGATTTTTTCCTCCGTTTTTATATTCTGCCGGAGTCATTCCTTCAATATTTACAAATAAATCATGAAGTCGGCTAGTTCCCGAAAGTCCAGTTTCATAAGCAGTTTCAGAAACAGTTGCCTGATTTTCTTTGAGTAACTTTTTGGCGTGTTCGATACTTGTATATTGTAAAAACTT
The Flavobacterium flavigenum genome window above contains:
- a CDS encoding bifunctional helix-turn-helix domain-containing protein/methylated-DNA--[protein]-cysteine S-methyltransferase; this encodes MNTQETINYNRIAEAIDYIKANFKDQPNLDEVAEKVHLSPFHFQRLFSEWAGTSPKKFLQYTSIEHAKKLLKENQATVSETAYETGLSGTSRLHDLFVNIEGMTPAEYKNGGKNLEINYSFAESPFGNIIVASTQKGVCFMAFAEDETNGFIALKDKFPNAQFSKKLDLAQQNALFIFQNDWSKLHEIKLHLKGTDFQLKVWEALLKIPMGQLCTYGSIAHQIQKPNASRAVGTAIGSNPVAFLIPCHRVIQSSGTFGGYMWGNTRKTAIIGWEGAQINL